Proteins found in one Zea mays cultivar B73 chromosome 1, Zm-B73-REFERENCE-NAM-5.0, whole genome shotgun sequence genomic segment:
- the LOC100277947 gene encoding uncharacterized protein LOC100277947 encodes MSAMGYDQGLSTHGASWPQRSDYDPYSYAYSHHIVAAAASYHQPPPPGTEHAAPTSAASSWSSAAGASNNVVVGGPGANPLTVSALSQPTIFAASIGWSGHGVGHLPYYDPQYPPAQHPTAVGGVSRGGEPSHGGGRGLSPMYHPLTWNAGITSPCGRGRGHGNKSSDRQLALGASSGSSASEAQPGTVCAPAHVVQATTINFTRGTVVPAAWCDLCRVGCNSKEILEQHKNGKKHKRTVQRMQNFARLQGMTPAIADMGARSSTSSQLAEVEGPCPSNAVHMVPSIGSTSFGGEHKDLATENVVASVSGVQITEVTCSSSKQNTAHHTTAVGHSVQAHVELHVAVQAYQPSNEMKDGGEAAPNATVPSNAQLVEARMDVNGNKTGPKRKRTRVGRGGKKLRVSEARRQRPERVREQPLVCNICNVTCDTRAVFDIHLGGKKHQSRLKRSQGPDMLFGPLVARVPPNQSAAHMTGALEPLYHGLGAPLVEQEPHLAGTMQHAFPVLPQAAPTIHGC; translated from the exons ATGTCGGCGATGGGATACGACCAGGGCCTGTCTACCCACGGCGCCTCCTGGCCGCAGCGATCCGACTACGATCCATACTCCTACGCTTACTCCCACCACATCGTCGCTGCCGCCGCCTCCTACCACCAGCCGCCCCCACCGGGAACAGAGCATGCTGCTCCCACATCCGCCGCCTCGTCATGGTCGTCCGCAGCAGGAGCATCGAACAACGTCGTAGTGGGCGGGCCAGGCGCGAACCCTCTAACCGTTTCCGCACTGTCACAGCCGACCATCTTCGCCGCCTCGATCGGGTGGTCCGGGCACGGTGTAGGACACCTTCCGTACTACGACCCGCAGTACCCGCCGGCGCAGCATCCCACAGCG GTCGGGGGTGTAAGCAGAGGTGGTGAGCCTTCGCATGGTGGGGGCAGAGGTCTAAGCCCTATGTATCATCCTCTTACATGGAATGCAGGAATTACATCACCATGTGGTAGAGGACGAGGGCATGGAAACAAGAGCAGTGATAGGCAGTTAGCCCTTGGAGCATCCAGTGGATCATCTGCATCAGAGGCTCAGCCCGGAACAGTGTGTGCACCAGCACATGTGGTGCAAGCTACAACCATCAATTTCACACGGGGTACTGTAGTTCCAGCTGCTTGGTGTGATCTATGCCGAGTGGGGTGTAATAGCAAGGAAATCCTCGAGCAGCACAAAAATGGAAAGAAGCATAAACGGACTGTGCAGAGAATGCAAAATTTTGCTCGCCTGCAAGGTATGACTCCAGCTATAGCTGACATGGGTGCCCGTTCATCAACATCTTCTCAGTTGGCTGAAGTAGAAGGCCCCTGCCCCTCTAATGCAGTACATATGGTCCCATCGATTGGTTCAACCAGCTTTGGTGGAGAGCACAAAGACTTGGCTACTGAAAATGTTGTAGCTTCAGTTTCTGGAGTGCAAATTACTGAGGTGACATGCAGTTCTTCCAAGCAAAACACAGCACATCATACAACAGCAGTTGGTCACAGTGTCCAAGCACACGTAGAACTGCATGTTGCGGTTCAAGCTTATCAGCCTTCGAACGAGATGAAAGATGGCGGTGAAGCTGCACCAAATGCAACAGTTCCATCAAATGCGCAACTGGTGGAAGCAAGGATGGATGTCAATGGCAACAAGACTGGCCCAAAGAGGAAACGGACAAGAGTCGGCCGTGGGGGAAAGAAGCTGAGAGTGTCTGAAGCCCGACGTCAAAGGCCTGAGCGAGTAAGGGAGCAACCGCTAGTCTGCAACATTTGCAACGTGACTTGTGATACAAGAGCTGTATTTGACATCCATCTAGGTGGCAAAAAGCATCAATCACGACTCAAGCGCTCTCAAGGCCCAGATATGTTGTTCGGTCCTTTGGTTGCGCGTGTTCCTCCAAACCAGTCAGCAGCACACATGACAGGAGCTCTTGAACCACTGTACCAtggcttgggagctcctttggttGAGCAGGAGCCACATCTGGCTGGCACGATGCAGCACGCTTTCCCCGTTCTTCCACAGGCTGCTCCAACCATTCACGGCTGCTGA